One Maribacter sp. HTCC2170 genomic window, ATATCTCTTACACGGGCATTGTTACCAGCACGTTTTGATTCATCACCACTGTGTATGTAATCATAAAGCACATCAATATCCTCACCTAAATAACCTCCTGGGGACCGTACCAATCCGTTTGATCGGTAGTAATGGTAGTACGAAGTATTTGGAGCGATTGGAATAATAGCTTCAAGTCCTTCAACTCCAGTCGTCGCCGCCGCTAAAGGAATTGTTCCATTATAGGATGTCCCAGTCATTCCGACTTTCCCGGTGGACCAAAAAGCTTCTACCTCTTCATTGCCATCTGGGGTTGTAAAACCTTTTGCCCGCCCGCAAAGCCAATCCACAACAGCCTTTGGTGCCAATGACTCGTTATCACCGCCTACAGTAGGAGAACCTTGTGAAAGTCCAGTCCCGGGAGATGATGAATGCACAACAATGTACCCTCTTGGAACCCATTTATTTATATGTGAATTTGAAATAATAGGTCTCTCCCCAAGTCTTGTAACTTCGGGATGAACACGTTCTGGACCCATTTCACCAAGTTCATGTTTTACATCCCAGAAAACACCATCGACATCAGGGGCAACGCCAGCAAAATAAGGGCTTGATACATAAATCACAGGAAGTTGGAGTCCCTCAGATTCTGTTTGCAGAGGTCTTGTAACAGCCACGTGCATGCGGTCTAACGACCCATCTACGTCTGAATCAAATTCGGTTTCCACCCAAAGGTCATGTCTGATCCATGATGATGCGTCCTCAAATGCAGGCACTATTTGGGCCTCTCCATCTTTAAAAAACGGAGCGACGTTTTCTTGGGATTGGGCCTGAATAAAATTGAAACCTGTGAATACAATGACTATAAGAACAATAGAAGTAATGCCATTTCTCATATACATTCGTTTAAATGGTTGTGGATTAGGATTGGTCTAATATAATGAACTTTACGATAGATGTCCGCATTTTCATTTTAAAGATTCTCGATACTCTATATCAGGTTTTCCAGCCAATTTTGATGTCTGTAATTGGCTAGCCCAAAGTAATGAAGGGTTCTTGAATCTTCTTGAGACTCTTCGTTTAAAAAAAAATTAATTGTCGCATCATATTTTTATGTTAAATTGAAAATGGTTTGTATCGAATTCAATAATTATAAAAATGACATATTCTTTTAAAGCGGAAATCCCTTTGGTAATTACAATGTTGTTCACTGTTTTATTGCTTTCCTGTGGCAGGAAAGAAAAAACTTTTCAAACAAAGAAATCGGTTTGGGAAGAAACAATAACAAGGCATATTGATACCAGTGTCCGTGTTTATGGACACTATGCAGCGGTTAAATTACCCATTACTAAAGGAGTGGAATTGTGGAATCCAACACAAGTTACTTTAGGGCCAAATGGAATAATCTATGCAGCGAATTACACTGGTGAGATTTTTTCATTGCATGATACCGATGGTGACGGTCTCGAGGATTACGCCAAACTTTATTGCGATGTAAAAAATGACAGTATAAGATATCCCACAAGTATGATATTCAAGGGTAAGAAGCTCTTCGTTGGGACAACTCAAGAAATTCGGGTTTATGAAGATACTGATGATGATGAGGTTGCTGATCTGAGCCATACATTTTTCAACGACTTTCCATATACTTTGCATCCTTTCGATTGGACTTTCGGCCTTGAGATTGGTCCAGAAGGATATGTTTATGCGATTCTCTGCACCGATTCATGGAATGATAATCCTGCACGGGACTCGGAAGGGCTCAGGGGGGCTATTTTAAAGATTGCCCCTGATGGACAATCTTACGAAAGGTATGCGACTGGCTTACGATTTGCCTACGGAATGAGATTCAATGAAGAGGGGGATTTGTTTTTTTCCGACAATAGGGGGAATGAGAATAAATATGAAGAATTGAATCTGGCCATAAAGGATAGATTCTACGGTAACAACTTGCCGAAATACCCGAATCATGCCCCCATTACTGATGCTCTATTGAACTTAAAGTATGGATTTGCGCCTTCTGGAATAACCTTCAACAAAAAGAGTAATGACTTTGGTGGCACTGCGGGAGATTTGTTCATTGCTTTTTTTGGCCCTGACGGACAGTGGGAAGATGGGTCAATTTCAAGAGTAAGGCTGAACAAAGGCGAGAATGGTGATTATGAGGCAAAAGAATATCCGGTAGCTGATAAGATGGCAAAACTTTCTGATGTTGAGTTTGGAGATCATGGAGACCTATATGTTTCGCAATTCGGGACCGAAGCCCCTTGGCATAAGCCTTACGAGGAACCAATGGGTGCTATCTACAGGATGATCGTTGCGCCTTGGGTGAAACCGGATGATCAGAGTAAGAATACGTCGGTTGTTTATGGGAACATACATGAGGGCGAGGACATATTTGAGGACAGGGCTTGTGCTACCTGTCATTCAGTAGATGGTAATGAAGCACTTTTAGGGCCGGATTTATCTGATATTGGTAATCTTTTGCCAAGAGATCAATTATTGGAATCGATTGTTAATCCAAACAAGAATATAAAAACGGGATTTGATCAATATATTATCACTAAAAAAGATGGAAGCATTCTAAGTGGTAGAATGATTACGGCAAGTGATAAAGGCATATCAGTAATGATTGCTGGGAATAAGGTCATTGACTTGAAAAGGAGTGAAATAGAATCAAATAAGTTGGTTACGGGATCTTTGATGCCAGCTGATTTGCTTTCAGGAATGACCGAAATGGAAATTAGAGATCTTTTAGGGTATTTACAATCATTGAAAATTGAAAATTGATATGAGGAAACATCTCATCTTTTTTATGGTTTTGAATGGATTTATTGCCCTTTTAAATGGCTGTAAGGACAGTTTCGAAAAACGCAAGATCACAAACGATGTACCTGTATATTCTTGGCAAGAATCTGATACCACCCTTAAATTGTTACACGACTCCCAAGTCGTCTGGAAATTCAATTATGCTAATGGAAAGCCATATTTTTCTCCCTTGAACACGGCCGAAGGCCGTGATTTGATATGGTTGAGGCCTGTTGATCACCCTTGGCACTATGGTTTGTGGTTTTCTTGGAAGTTCATTAATGAAAAGAATTTTTGGGAAGAGGATGAATATACTGGAAAGGCAGAAGGAATAGCTACAATGCACCAATATTCAAGAACTCTTACCGATGATTTTTATGCCAATATGGAAATGCAGATCAATTATGCTTTGGAGGATAGTACACTTGTTCTGATTGAAAAAAGGGCTATTAGCGTATCACCCCCGGACAAAAGAGGCAATTATTTTATTGATTGGACACTACATCTAACTCCCCAAAAGGACAGTGTTGTTTTGAACAGAACTCCTCCAGGAAAGCATGGAGGCCCTTTCTATGGGGGATATGCTGGACTGTCCTATAGGGCTTCGGCGAACATGACCCAACACACTTATAGGCATTCTTCAGGTTGGACTGGTGAAGAAGATCTTGTAGGCTACGGTGAAAAGGGGGAATGGATGGATTTATCGGGATTTCTTTTCGATTCTAAGAAAGAATCTGGATTAACGATATTGAATCACCCATCAAACGGAGATGGCAAGGTACCATGGTATATTTATAAGGATGGCGATTTTGCCTTTTTCAATGCGGCCCTCTTGTTCAACAATCCAATAATGTTCTATAAGGATGAAACACTGAAGTTAAGGTATAGGGTGTTGGTACACACTGATGCCCTGACAAGGTTAGAAATACAGGAACATTATATTGATTTTGGTGATATAGGAAAGTGATTCTTGACATATATCACACATGACGACGGTTTGGCTATACCGCGTTTCAATGCAGTTTAGGTTTTATTAGAGCTTGTTTTTTATTTTTTCGCACTATTTGGGGTAGTTTTAAAAACATAGGCAAAAAGCATTGCATAAATCACATAAACCACTGTGAGTGAAATAATAATTTCCGAGTGAGCCTTGATATGAGAAACAACTTTAATTAATGCAATTGCCCCAACTCCAAAATGCATTAGATTTCCAATGGCAACAGGTCTATTATAAATACCTCCAATTAGGGTTCCTTTTGCCATCCAATTTAATATTCCAAAACCCAAGTAAAATGCACTCAATATTTTCAAAAAGAGCGTTGTAATAATATTGGGCTCAACATTTAGATAGTCCGCTATTTCATTTGGTAAAAAAGAAAGAAGTAATCCAATAATTGCCAAGAATATGGCGCTTGAAGTCATTAATATTTTTGTTTTCATTTATTTGATTTAATGATAATGACTTCTTAGTCGTTTGGAATTATACATTGTTACAAATCATTGCCAACGGTTTGGCTAAACTGTGTTTCAATGCAGTTTAGGTTTTGTAGGAGCTTGTTTTTTATTCTTTTCTTTAATTCTCAATATTAACCATTTTATAGAGTATATCAATATGGCTAGCCATGCTATTGAAGTTAAAATACTCTTTAATATGGTGAATGAACTTGATATTAGTACAATCGATTCGGATATGTCTATTGATTTTGATATCATTAAAATCACGCATATGTTTTCTAGGTAATCAAAAGTCATCGCTAAAAATGGAATAATTAGCAATACCATACCTAATGGGGTGTTCCTATTAACAATGCGAGATAAAAGGCTGCTAAGAAATAGAGCCAATAGAAATGGATACAATAAATCTAAAAATGTCAATTGAGGAAATAAGTAAAATTGAGTAGTTTGTTCATTCAAATTATTTACAATCGATTCTGCTACAGTTACTGAATATCCAAAAGTCTGTAAATCAAAAGCTTTCGTTCCTATTTGATGGTTAATAACAGGAAAAGTAAATAGCATCATTGATACTAAAACAAGATGGCTGAAGATGAAAAGGATACAAATACTTTTTAACGAAGAAGTCTTATGAAGCAGTGATGTGAAAATTGACATAATTGGTGTTTTGATTAGAGGTCAAAGGTTGTTAATTTAAAATCTGATTCCATTAACAAATGATAATGATTAAGATTGTGTTCTCAATCTGCTCAAAGAAATTGTTGTTATGCCTATGTATGATGCTATGTCAGCATGGGGTATTTGGTTTTCTATATTAGGGAAATTTTTTCTTAAAAGGAGTAATCGATCCATACCTTTGAGTGATGCTAACGCTATTTCTTTTTGGACCTTAGCCATTAGCTCATTTCTTAATACTGAATTACCAAAATCTCGAATTTCTAGATCCTCTATCATTAATTTTTCAAATTCAGTAGCATCTATCGTTGCAATTTCAACATCTGTTAATGCTTGAATATTAATTATTGACTCACCCCCTTTATTTCTAATTGTACTAGGTGATATTATTGAATCTGACCTGAATAAAGAAATAGTTACATCTTCACCTTCAGGAGTTGTTAGGAAACTTTTGCAGATTCCATCAGTTATGAAATACTCCAGGTTGTTCTTTTGTCCAACTGAAGTGATTAATTCTCCTTTTTTGTAATTCTCGTATTTGGCTATGTTAACAATCTTCTCTGAAGACTTATTAGAGATGTTACATACAGAACTAATGATTGGGCTAATTTTATTTTGCATTATTTTAATAAACTCTAACGTGTTCGTGTATGATTAGTTGCGATTAGGACTAAGATAGCAAAAGGGATTGAGGTTTTAAGATTTCGACAGAAATCTGTGAGTAATCATTAAACATGCCCAAGCAATTAATTAATAACGTTGTTGTGGCACGTTATTTCTATTCATTATAAAATTAAGACCCATTGTCCAAGAAAGTATCAGAATGAAAGCACTTTTTTGAATCAAAGGACCGTATTTAATTAGATCTTCATTGTAGTAAAAAAAGTTATTTAACGCAATTACCAGAATACAACATATTCCCATTACCTTCAAGAAAGTCAATTGCCTATTGTGAAGTGCTCGGATCATTCCGATTATTACCACTGTGCCAGATACACTCAAAACGGTGGTCATAATATCATGAAATTCAGAAAATATGAAAGGGGCAGATAAAATTGCCAAAGCACCAGAGATTTTAATCGTCATTTTCCAAATTCTATGTTTTTCAAAGTAGTTTGCAAATTGAAAGAAAAAAATAATCATACTGCTACAAAGAATGATTATTCCTGTAATTGCCACTGGTTGTGCTTTATTTTTAATTCCGTTCAAACCATCGTCTCGCATTAAGTTACACCAGTAATTGTTAGACCAATCAAATCCTAACGAGTTATGGTCTGCCTGTGAACCTCCAGGATATAATTTAGATGCATAAATGTAAATACCTATAAAAAGTAATATGCCAATAGTGGGAAGAAATTTTAATATTCCTTTTGGGTTTATCATAATTCTCTCTTCTTACAAATGTGCTACGTCTCGACTATGAATAGTTGCGTGTTTTAGCACTAAACTATGCAAGTACAAACCAAGTTGGAAATTCCTATGAAATTTCCAAAGTAGCGATAACAAGCAATTACTTATAGCCATTGTTGTGTGTAGTTTTTATTTATAAAATTTACGTTCATCCACTTTAATTGTGGTTAGTTCAACCGTATGTCCGTCTATGTCTTTAGTATATATTGAATCAAAGTAATGATGGTCTTGAATATTAAATTCCATATTCAATTCTATATATCTTTTTATAGCTTTTTCAAAATTTTCTTTTGTCACATTAAATGCAAAATGGTCAATTTTTACATTTTTTGAAGTTGGTTTAAGTTTAGTGTCAGTTGTATTCGCCGGAAACAATGCGATTCCTGATTTTCCAGAAAGTAAAAAGATTGGAAAGTCTCCCCATTCAGGTAATTTATATCGTTTCAGTCCCAACACTTTTTCATACCACAATGCAGAAGCTTCTATATCAGCAACTCGAATTGCTACGTGGTCTAAAAAATCAATTTCTATTTTATGCTCTTTATCTGTCATTTGTCAAATTACATACAACGTGTTTGTGTATGGTTTCGTTGCGTGTTTCAGAAACTAAATTAGCAATTACAAACCAAACAGAAAGTCGGCAAGGATTTTCGTAAGTAGGTAAGTACTGGCAATGAATTATTCAGGTTGTTGTGTGCAGTTTTACTCATTGTAAGTGATCTGTTCAATTTGGCATTTTAACTTTCATATTTATTCATCCAGGTTATACCATAACCAGTTAAAACGCCCAGTAAGATTCCTCCTGCTAAAACAACTAGAGTCGCTAGCGGCATCGGAGCTGATAATGCTAGGGCACAAATACCCCAAGCAACAGAATTTATAAGTATCCAGCGAGATGCTTTTTTAAAATAGGGTTTGAGTAATTGCATTTGAAGTAATCCAATTACTGCACCTACGATTAATCCGAACAAAAATCGACCAAGTATCTCGTAATCTCCCTGGAAGTAAGGGGTAGCATGTCCGTTTTCATTCATTATTACACCAACTAATACGGGAATACCTAAACAAAGAGTGCATATTAAACCCCACATACTACTTATTTTAAACATTCTTTTCAAAATAAACCACTGTGCATAACCAATACTTGCACCTACACAAATGCCCACAATTAAATTTGTTTCTTTGTCATAGAATATATTTACAACCAAATATGATAAAATGAATGCGCTGATAAATCCAACCAGCCAACCAATTCCGTTAGCCAAGATCCAATTTTGCAAGAATTTTTTTCCTAGTTTTTTGTTTTCACTTGTCATTGTATTCGAAGTTTGAATTGAAAATACAATTTAGACAGAATTAGACTATATAGTGATTAACTTAAGTTAAGAAATTCTTTTCGAAAACCTTTTCCTTATGCGACTTAAAGATTCTGGCTTTACGCCTACATATGAGGCAATTAGATATTGAGGTATTCTTTGTGATAAATCGGAATATTGCTTAATAAAACTTTGATAGCGGTCTTCATGGTTTTGCATGTATATTGCAAGTAATTGATTTACCATAATATCAAAGCGATGTTCAATTATTCGACGACCAATCAGGTTCCCCTTTTTTGTAGAATTGAATATTTTCTGAACATTATCATAATTTATAATAAGTATTTCACAATCTTCTATAGTTTGTATATTTTGAACAGATTTAGATTTGTTATTAAAACTCTGATAATCAGCAATAAATTCGCCTTCTTTAGTAAACTCAAATGTTGATTCATCTTCATCTTTATAAACAAAATACCTAACTAGACCTTTATTAAGAAAACCTACATGTTTATTGATTTTACCAGCCTCTAGGAAGAACTCACCTTTGGTGAGTTGGATAGGTATAAAACTACTTTTAATGAGTTCAATTTCTCTTGCCTCTAAAATAGTAATTTGATTAATTAGCTCAAGTAATTTTGAATACTTCATCATTAATTATTAAAGAGGTAGGTTTTAATTCTGTACAACGGTTTGTGTATGGTTTCGTTGCGTGGTTCAGTAACTAATTTAGTAAATACAAGCCGAATAGAAAATCCGCGAGGATTTTCGTAAGTAGGCGAAAATCAAGCTATGAATTATACACGTTGTTGGCTATAGTTTTCATTCTAATGTTTTATTAGCCATGCAATCCTATCGTAAGAAATAAAATAATGAAGAGCGACTATTATTCCAAAGATCCAACTTAATTTTATAAAGCAAGCGTCTTGAAGTGCCCAAATGGCAATTGTAAAAATGCCCAATTCAATTGTAAGACGAACAATTCCAGAAACAATAACTGGTGCTGTTCTAGAACGACTTGGGTCATCAGGAACTGCAAAGACACCCCAAATGGCAGCAAATATAATTGGTATACTAATAGCTAGAACAAATCGCAATAAACCATGACTTTGGTGCCAACCCCATATTCCTATGGCAGTCAAAGCACATAATTCAAGAATAAATCTAAATATTAGATTGATTGGATGTGATCCCATAGATTTATTTTTAACAAAAATCAGTCACAGTTTTTAATTTTATTTTGACTTTCTGAAATTTGATCTATAAGTTGAGATTTAAGCTGTTCAATAATGTTTAAGGCTTTCAATAATTTTTTATGCTCAGCACTAACAAAATATTCTAATGTTTTTTGCTGCTGATTGGTGTAAATTCCTTGACGATAATAAATTTCATTAAGAGCCTCTAAACAATCATAGTTTAATTCATTAATTACATCACTCATTTTTGAGGTTTCCCAACTTATCTTTTGAAGGTCATTAAAATTAAGCTCAAGCTTATATGAAACATTATATTTAAACAAATTAACGTCTATGTCTATTGAATCTTTAATTTCAATAAAATCAGGATAATTGATTTTTAATTCATTGATGTTATGAATTGATGTTGTTAATTCATTTGAAATTTCTTCATCAATTTCTCTCACTTCTAGGAGAAAATTAATTAATCTTTGATTATCACTAGGATCATTAAGAGTTAATTTGTTGTTTGTTATTTCATTATTTAAATTCTTTATGACTACTTGTTTACTAGATTCTATTTTTAAGTTATCGTTTAAATTATTAAGATAAAAAGCTAATAAAACACCAAGTGTTGTTGCGAAAAGTGTAATAAACCAAGAACTTTTATAAAGTTTATTTAATCTGTATTTAATATTAAATTTCATATGGATTAAATTATTGCCAACGTATTCGTGTATGGTTTGTAGTGTTGAGAAACTAAGTTAGCGAAAAAGGACCAAGAGTGCGGAAATTCGCCAGAATTTCCCAAACAATCCTTAAGCACTATGAAATATACACTTTGTTAGCCTTTGTTTACAAATTGTATTATCAGATTGTTCTTACAGTGTTTAAATCTATTTTCCTTTCCTTTCCTCTCAGTTCAATATTTCCCAAAGTGATTAGCTCGTAACCGTTTGTATCAGAAAGAAGATTAAAAGTCTCCGTAGAAATCAAGATGTCTACGCTGTATTGATTGCATTGCTCTTGGATTCGAGCAGTTGTATTTAACACATCTCCCGAATATATTATATCCTTTTTAATGACACCAATTTCACCAGCCATCACAAGCCCATAATGAAGGCCTGCCTTGAATTCTGGCATAACCTTATATTTTTGTTCGTAGATGGGCCGTAAAACAGTCAATTTTTCTTGAATTTCAGTAAAACACCTGAGGCAATTGGCATTTCGAACCCCCTTCTTAATTGACCATGAGATTACAATTTCATCTCCAACATATTGATAAATTTCGCCCTCATTGTTTAATATCGTATCTGCAATGTCAGAAAACAGATCATTTAATAAATGAAAGTATTTCTCATTGCCAATTTTTTCTGCAATTGTTGTTGAAGAACGCATGTCCATAAACATGAAAATTCGTTCCTCTTTTTTAGGTTGGTGGTAATTTCCGGCAAGGAATTTTAGCAACATACCAGGGCCAAATTTATCATTGACTTGTAATAGAAAAAGCGTTGCAAGTGTGATGAAACCCCATAAAATAAAATAGGTTAACAATGCTAAATCGAAAACGTGCCCGAGTGTGATTTTCACAGTGTCATAGGTTATTCCTTGTAGTCCGTATTCTCTTACTAAGTTTGAGAATGTCGCCACGAAAGTAACCAGTATAAAAATCACCACATAAGAGATGAGCGTAGTGCCAATGGCAAATTTGAATGATCGCCTGCGAAACAGTCGACTATTAACTGAAACAAGTGCAATTCCCGCAAGTAAACCTGCAATCACACCAACGAAGATGTTCGTAAGTAAATAATACTTCACATTAAAATGAAGAGATGGACCGATAGAATATACGGAATTAAGTAATGCATAATTAAAAAAAAAGATGAATAGGTTTATGGTAACGTAGCCCAATGCAATGATGGCTACTTTGAGGAAATTCATCTTTAAATATTTCGATATTTTCATCAAATGAAGGCTAACGTGTTTGTATATGGTTTGTTACGTGTTTTAAGTGTCCAATTTAGCAAATACAAACTGAATAGAAAATCCGAGAGAATTTTTGTAAGTAGGCTAGAACTAGTAATAAATTATATACGGTGTTAGCAATAGTTTTCATTTTTCAGTGAACAAATATTCTGCATACCTCAAACCAGTTACAACTAAATTATTTCGATCTAGAGCATTCTCTGTAAATTCATTTAAAATTCTTTTATCTATTTTTCTACCTTTAATCATAACCCATTCAGGATTATTCAATACACTCAAATCTTCAAGAGGATTTTTAGATGTCAATATAAAATTTGCCAATTTGCCTTTCTCAATCGATCCAATTTGTTCCAATTCTGTATGTGTTTTGGTTGGATTGATTGTTGCTGTTTTTAATACGTCATAATTGCTTAATCCTGCTTCTTTGTAGAATGCGAGTTCTTGATGAATAGAGTATCCAGGGGCTGTAATGCCTATGCCTGCGTCTGTTCCGCAAATTATATTTACTCCAACTTCATTCATCCTTTTTATGATATATAAATGAAATTGATGTTGAGTATGAATATATGTTTTGATGGAGCTATTATTTTCTTTTTCGTTTGCCCATCTATCGTATTGTACCTTACTATCGAACTTTTGCATTAGTGGATTTACATAATAGGCGGGGTCTGATGTCAAAACATCTTCACCTAGTTCAAGCATTTCAAAAATCTTGTAGTAGCCTGTCAATGTTGGACAAAATGATTTTTGGGTACGCGCGAATTTTTGAATTATTGTGTCTAGTTTTATACTGTCAAGTTTGTAC contains:
- a CDS encoding Crp/Fnr family transcriptional regulator — its product is MKYSKLLELINQITILEAREIELIKSSFIPIQLTKGEFFLEAGKINKHVGFLNKGLVRYFVYKDEDESTFEFTKEGEFIADYQSFNNKSKSVQNIQTIEDCEILIINYDNVQKIFNSTKKGNLIGRRIIEHRFDIMVNQLLAIYMQNHEDRYQSFIKQYSDLSQRIPQYLIASYVGVKPESLSRIRKRFSKRIS
- a CDS encoding Crp/Fnr family transcriptional regulator, producing the protein MQNKISPIISSVCNISNKSSEKIVNIAKYENYKKGELITSVGQKNNLEYFITDGICKSFLTTPEGEDVTISLFRSDSIISPSTIRNKGGESIINIQALTDVEIATIDATEFEKLMIEDLEIRDFGNSVLRNELMAKVQKEIALASLKGMDRLLLLRKNFPNIENQIPHADIASYIGITTISLSRLRTQS
- a CDS encoding amidohydrolase family protein; this encodes MSKDTILTHKTIWVKNGIIENIADSIRMEGIEIIDGENKFLSPGLIDMHTHLWDKQELGLYLANSVTTIRNLWGYPMHLRIKKALNDENIIGPLFFTSGPKLTGENDFGDDKVQVSTPEEAKQLVISYKKRGFDFIKTYAGLPENIEHAVLEQSILSNISIVSHPSREIPYLDQFQPQISSIEHAEEIVQQALEYKLDSIKLDTIIQKFARTQKSFCPTLTGYYKIFEMLELGEDVLTSDPAYYVNPLMQKFDSKVQYDRWANEKENNSSIKTYIHTQHQFHLYIIKRMNEVGVNIICGTDAGIGITAPGYSIHQELAFYKEAGLSNYDVLKTATINPTKTHTELEQIGSIEKGKLANFILTSKNPLEDLSVLNNPEWVMIKGRKIDKRILNEFTENALDRNNLVVTGLRYAEYLFTEK
- a CDS encoding adenylate/guanylate cyclase domain-containing protein — its product is MNFLKVAIIALGYVTINLFIFFFNYALLNSVYSIGPSLHFNVKYYLLTNIFVGVIAGLLAGIALVSVNSRLFRRRSFKFAIGTTLISYVVIFILVTFVATFSNLVREYGLQGITYDTVKITLGHVFDLALLTYFILWGFITLATLFLLQVNDKFGPGMLLKFLAGNYHQPKKEERIFMFMDMRSSTTIAEKIGNEKYFHLLNDLFSDIADTILNNEGEIYQYVGDEIVISWSIKKGVRNANCLRCFTEIQEKLTVLRPIYEQKYKVMPEFKAGLHYGLVMAGEIGVIKKDIIYSGDVLNTTARIQEQCNQYSVDILISTETFNLLSDTNGYELITLGNIELRGKERKIDLNTVRTI
- a CDS encoding VOC family protein; its protein translation is MTDKEHKIEIDFLDHVAIRVADIEASALWYEKVLGLKRYKLPEWGDFPIFLLSGKSGIALFPANTTDTKLKPTSKNVKIDHFAFNVTKENFEKAIKRYIELNMEFNIQDHHYFDSIYTKDIDGHTVELTTIKVDERKFYK
- a CDS encoding c-type cytochrome, whose amino-acid sequence is MTYSFKAEIPLVITMLFTVLLLSCGRKEKTFQTKKSVWEETITRHIDTSVRVYGHYAAVKLPITKGVELWNPTQVTLGPNGIIYAANYTGEIFSLHDTDGDGLEDYAKLYCDVKNDSIRYPTSMIFKGKKLFVGTTQEIRVYEDTDDDEVADLSHTFFNDFPYTLHPFDWTFGLEIGPEGYVYAILCTDSWNDNPARDSEGLRGAILKIAPDGQSYERYATGLRFAYGMRFNEEGDLFFSDNRGNENKYEELNLAIKDRFYGNNLPKYPNHAPITDALLNLKYGFAPSGITFNKKSNDFGGTAGDLFIAFFGPDGQWEDGSISRVRLNKGENGDYEAKEYPVADKMAKLSDVEFGDHGDLYVSQFGTEAPWHKPYEEPMGAIYRMIVAPWVKPDDQSKNTSVVYGNIHEGEDIFEDRACATCHSVDGNEALLGPDLSDIGNLLPRDQLLESIVNPNKNIKTGFDQYIITKKDGSILSGRMITASDKGISVMIAGNKVIDLKRSEIESNKLVTGSLMPADLLSGMTEMEIRDLLGYLQSLKIEN
- a CDS encoding PmoA family protein, which codes for MRKHLIFFMVLNGFIALLNGCKDSFEKRKITNDVPVYSWQESDTTLKLLHDSQVVWKFNYANGKPYFSPLNTAEGRDLIWLRPVDHPWHYGLWFSWKFINEKNFWEEDEYTGKAEGIATMHQYSRTLTDDFYANMEMQINYALEDSTLVLIEKRAISVSPPDKRGNYFIDWTLHLTPQKDSVVLNRTPPGKHGGPFYGGYAGLSYRASANMTQHTYRHSSGWTGEEDLVGYGEKGEWMDLSGFLFDSKKESGLTILNHPSNGDGKVPWYIYKDGDFAFFNAALLFNNPIMFYKDETLKLRYRVLVHTDALTRLEIQEHYIDFGDIGK
- a CDS encoding membrane protein: MKTKILMTSSAIFLAIIGLLLSFLPNEIADYLNVEPNIITTLFLKILSAFYLGFGILNWMAKGTLIGGIYNRPVAIGNLMHFGVGAIALIKVVSHIKAHSEIIISLTVVYVIYAMLFAYVFKTTPNSAKK
- a CDS encoding YrdB family protein; this encodes MGSHPINLIFRFILELCALTAIGIWGWHQSHGLLRFVLAISIPIIFAAIWGVFAVPDDPSRSRTAPVIVSGIVRLTIELGIFTIAIWALQDACFIKLSWIFGIIVALHYFISYDRIAWLIKH